The following proteins are encoded in a genomic region of Oncorhynchus keta strain PuntledgeMale-10-30-2019 chromosome 8, Oket_V2, whole genome shotgun sequence:
- the mei4 gene encoding meiosis-specific protein MEI4 encodes MMDHKIERSPATNGTDTAEWGLRKAKLVVAVAIIKSKPRGISGREHAEHLANKLNSQTEAWKTKAQRLQEEVLRMRQKLLLTQMLSKPKNTSGTEAGGDGFMDLLSQDFMGPGLVKDPLNSDMDSGCGMENNTETLLPTQDSAEPSAQPAFPPVTTTPPQIPFSSLCGADPRGKAMLLHMQFLQSLCGLNRVEWEAMGAEAGGFSLDRDKDRSVVADSVCQLLSCVVSASRDDRPLPPRSLLLQASRVAAQAVDHWLSHRQPSQLFVTGMEDSLKELTDVLLRNGQLNRFQVQERLTECLILLGGSNLLRSLLIRHVLSEINRLAEHLWITCQGESSEGPSQFDISLYENSFYLFWLLEQLLQVGQGPPGATGGTGHHWSPEQRALLGRLEHSVLLLSDDFPLYSLYMWRIGALLPPSDINNTQT; translated from the exons ATGATGGATCACAAAATTGAGCGAAGTCCGGCTACCAATG GGACAGACACCGCGGAATGGGGTCTTAGAAAAGCTAAACTTGTCGTGGCTGTTGCCATAATAAAGAGTAAACCTCGCGGGATAAGTGGTCGGGAGCATGCGGAACATTTGGCCAACAAGCTGAATAGCCAGACTGAGGCCTGGAAGACCAAAGCTCAGAGGCTGCAGGAGGAAGTGCTCAGAATGCGTCAAAAGCTCCTTCTCACCCAGATGCTCTCAAAGCCAAAGAACACCAGTGGAACAGAAGCTGGTG GAGATGGCTTCATGGACCTGCTCTCTCAGGACTTCATGGGGCCGGGCTTGGTGAAAGATCCGCTCAACTCAGACATGGACTCCGGCTGTGGGATGgagaacaacacagagacacttcTGCCCACTCAAGACTCTGCAGAACCCAGTGCCCAGCCCGCCTTCCCACCTGTCACCACCACACCCCCCCAGATCCCATTCTCCAGCCTGTGTGGGGCAGACCCTCGTGGGAAGGCCATGCTGCTCCACATGCAGTTTCTCCAGAGCCTGTGTGGGCTGAACAGGGTGGAGTGGGAGGCAATGGGTGCGGAGGCTGGAGGGTTTAGCCTGGACAGGGACAAGGACAGGTCCGTGGTGGCAGACTCGGTGTGCCAGCTGCTGTCCTGTGTGGTGTCTGCTAGTAGGGATGACAGACCCCTGCCCCCACGCTCACTGCTCCTGCAGGCGTCCCGGGTGGCGGCCCAGGCAGTGGATCACTGGCTCTCCCACAGACAGCCCTCCCAGCTATTTGTGACAGGCATGGAAGATTCCCTGAAAGAGCTCACTGATGTTCTATTACGCAACGGCCAGCTCAACAGG TTCCAGGTTCAGGAGAGGCTGACGGAGTGTTTGATCCTGCTGGGAGGGAGCAACTTGCTTAGGTCCCTGCTCATCCGTCATGTGCTGTCTGAGATCAACCGGCTGGCAGAACACCTCTGGATCACCTGCCAG GGGGAAAGCAGCGAGGGGCCCAGCCAGTTTGACATATCCCTGTATGAGAACTCCTTCTATCTGTTCTGGCTCCTGGAGCAGCTCCTTCAGGTCGGACAAGGACCTCCAGGGGCCACAGGAGGAACTGGGCACCACTGGAGCCCAGAGCAGAGGGCCCTTCTGGGCCGGCTGGAGCATAGCGTCTTGCTCCTGTCCGATGATTTCCCTCTGTACTCCCTCTACATGTGGCGGATAGGggctctcctccccccctccgaCATCAACAACACCCAGACCTGA